The Candidatus Saccharimonadales bacterium genome window below encodes:
- a CDS encoding SprT family zinc-dependent metalloprotease: protein MPTINDDEFGTISLRRSAHASHVRIRVAPDGRLRASLPLYAPVFLVKRLIKSSRSELRAMLSQHVGGTLFTDGMQIGKSHTLIVRPTPTEVMSVKRHALQIIIQLPNTLVLEDPVVQRTVRDEVIKALRLEAKSYLPKRLAFLANKYGFSYERVRFSHAGGRWGSCSTSGTVSLNIALMKLPFELIDYVLIHELSHTVEMNHSEEFWRLVKLGDSDYKTHRHSLKEYTPSI from the coding sequence ATGCCAACAATTAATGACGATGAATTTGGCACAATCTCACTTCGTCGAAGCGCCCATGCCTCGCACGTGCGCATTCGCGTTGCTCCAGACGGACGGCTACGGGCATCTTTGCCTTTGTATGCGCCTGTATTTCTAGTGAAGCGGCTCATAAAATCTTCACGGTCAGAACTACGCGCTATGCTTTCGCAGCACGTCGGCGGCACGCTTTTTACTGACGGCATGCAGATAGGCAAAAGCCACACATTGATCGTTCGTCCGACACCCACTGAGGTAATGAGCGTTAAGCGGCATGCTCTACAAATTATTATTCAGCTGCCTAATACTCTAGTCCTAGAAGATCCTGTAGTGCAACGCACCGTTCGAGACGAAGTTATTAAAGCCCTAAGGCTCGAAGCGAAAAGTTACTTGCCGAAGCGACTAGCCTTTCTTGCGAATAAATATGGCTTTTCATATGAGAGAGTCCGGTTTTCGCATGCAGGAGGACGATGGGGAAGTTGCAGTACGAGCGGCACGGTTAGTCTGAATATCGCGCTAATGAAGTTGCCGTTCGAGCTTATTGATTATGTACTCATCCACGAACTAAGCCATACCGTCGAGATGAATCACTCCGAGGAGTTCTGGCGGCTCGTTAAATTAGGCGACAGCGATTACAAAACGCATCGTCATTCCCTAAAAGAATACACGCCATCTATTTAA
- a CDS encoding DUF475 domain-containing protein, whose product MPSLFHSHSPFRIFAVSGVVSIIALALVFIYLGPVAAFITLVLMAIEITFSFENAIINARVLVTMSTFWQRMFMTIGILIAVFGMRVIFPILVVMLTAGLPWNDVINLALHQPEKYAEELHKAHPSIAAFGGMFLLMLCLHFFFDPLRKIHWISIIERPLQRIGTWWVYSAVCFLVLSIVAVLPFNAHPRETFLSGITGMIVYLAIHALAEFFTRHHEKAEKAAGKSVQKAGLAGLTAFLYLEVLDASFSFDGVIGAFAVTQDVILIAIGLGIGALWVRSLTLFMVRRKVLAAYRFLEHGAHYTIGILAIVLLIGLFRDIPEVVAGIIGVAIITASIVSSIKASKAEKSLRS is encoded by the coding sequence ATGCCATCATTATTTCATTCCCACTCACCGTTCCGTATATTTGCCGTATCGGGTGTCGTAAGCATCATTGCTCTTGCACTCGTTTTTATATACTTAGGCCCTGTCGCTGCATTTATTACCTTAGTATTGATGGCGATTGAGATTACGTTTAGTTTTGAAAATGCCATCATTAATGCCCGCGTGCTTGTGACAATGAGCACGTTTTGGCAGCGAATGTTTATGACTATTGGTATTTTGATTGCGGTATTTGGCATGCGTGTCATTTTCCCTATCCTGGTGGTTATGTTAACCGCTGGACTACCATGGAATGATGTCATTAATCTTGCGCTGCATCAACCTGAAAAATATGCCGAAGAACTGCATAAGGCGCATCCAAGTATTGCGGCATTTGGCGGTATGTTCCTTTTGATGCTTTGTCTCCATTTCTTTTTTGATCCGCTTCGGAAGATCCATTGGATTAGCATTATCGAACGGCCGCTCCAGCGTATTGGGACATGGTGGGTATATAGCGCGGTATGTTTCCTGGTATTGAGTATTGTTGCCGTCCTGCCTTTTAACGCTCATCCACGAGAAACATTTCTCTCAGGTATTACGGGTATGATCGTCTATCTGGCGATTCACGCTCTTGCCGAATTCTTTACTCGTCATCATGAAAAAGCTGAAAAGGCTGCAGGAAAATCCGTTCAAAAAGCAGGCCTTGCTGGTCTAACTGCTTTTCTATATCTTGAAGTACTAGACGCAAGCTTTAGTTTTGACGGGGTAATTGGTGCGTTCGCTGTTACGCAAGATGTTATTCTGATCGCAATCGGGCTTGGCATAGGGGCGCTATGGGTACGCTCGCTTACATTATTTATGGTGCGTCGTAAGGTTTTGGCAGCCTATCGATTCCTGGAGCACGGTGCTCACTATACGATTGGTATTTTGGCGATCGTACTACTAATAGGGTTATTCCGGGACATTCCTGAAGTGGTAGCGGGTATTATTGGCGTCGCGATTATTACAGCTTCTATCGTGAGTTCAATCAAGGCAAGTAAAGCCGAAAAATCCCTACGCTCTTAG
- a CDS encoding AAA family ATPase has protein sequence MKSLSLSQPHLIIMTGVPGSGKSFFAEKFADTFRAPYVSYEIISSLCSNSDATAADELFYYQIHELLKTQQTVIIEGLSDTRTERSELTRKARASGYMPLLLWVQTDPSTAKNRVTRVTKNKPNRTLTPEEYDHEAKRFTPPNAIEKPVVVSGKHTYATQAKVILKKLSAPRTEISAHTTPIAIREPGRRNITVR, from the coding sequence ATGAAATCATTGAGCCTCAGCCAACCACATCTGATTATCATGACAGGGGTTCCGGGCAGCGGAAAAAGCTTTTTTGCCGAAAAATTTGCTGATACGTTCCGTGCTCCTTATGTCAGTTATGAAATAATTTCTTCCCTATGCAGCAATAGCGATGCTACAGCTGCAGACGAGCTTTTTTACTACCAAATACATGAGCTATTGAAAACGCAACAAACCGTTATCATCGAAGGGTTAAGTGACACGCGCACCGAACGAAGCGAACTCACCCGAAAGGCACGTGCGTCAGGCTACATGCCCTTGTTACTCTGGGTGCAGACCGATCCTTCCACCGCGAAAAATCGCGTCACCCGTGTCACTAAGAACAAACCAAACCGTACGCTAACACCAGAAGAATACGACCATGAAGCAAAACGCTTTACCCCGCCAAACGCGATCGAGAAACCCGTTGTCGTTAGCGGCAAACACACCTATGCCACACAAGCAAAAGTCATTTTAAAGAAGTTGTCGGCTCCCCGTACTGAAATCTCTGCCCACACCACTCCCATAGCTATACGTGAACCCGGTCGCCGAAATATTACAGTTAGGTAA
- a CDS encoding PKD domain-containing protein, with the protein MRKKLLLFVVTLLAVATFGVVQLTAKAAIDYSRDCDKYAIIYCGALNEKEFHSKFNNDTKYKDHTKVYAAFGIKKADVTGMVGGVVWRNGNVTINDKIVATGARDGARNLGGTPIAGTSGAAITSVSTFGSEGQAAMIKMVNGVFKFAIITSCGNPVTAHPKLPPVPPKPPKPPVVPTAVCDRLTLTRISRTQVKAVASPAKVTNGGKVIAYNYYFGDNTKQTTTATSLTHNYPNLATGKTYTITLTVTVQLGNVKKDITAATCKGTFPVDAVPPVPVYSCDLLTVTKINRTEFKFETKTTVKNATVKTITYVIRDAAGKEIRTTSPAYTNAIVGKYTVQALVTVTVNGKDITLPANANCTKPFEVEKLPETPTATCDGLAVDQISETDLSRTFTGGATVAGGATITGYTLDFGDGTTEPIASTSDKITSMHTYKEAKEYTAKLSVNVKLNGKDEVKTSKECEVKFTISPKVCTTPNGETFPEGDKRCTPCPVPGKEDFPKDSPECKADCTTPGHENNPECVETPPTTPPELPHTGMSDGIVALVGAGSLIAAVGYYVASRRALLG; encoded by the coding sequence ATGCGAAAGAAACTATTATTATTTGTCGTCACCCTGTTAGCGGTTGCTACTTTTGGTGTCGTACAGTTAACAGCAAAAGCTGCCATAGACTACAGCCGGGACTGTGACAAGTACGCCATTATATATTGTGGTGCGTTAAACGAAAAAGAATTTCACTCGAAATTCAATAACGATACCAAATACAAAGACCACACTAAAGTATATGCCGCTTTTGGTATTAAAAAAGCAGATGTAACCGGTATGGTCGGTGGCGTCGTGTGGCGTAACGGTAACGTGACTATTAATGATAAAATCGTTGCTACCGGTGCCCGTGACGGTGCTCGTAACTTAGGTGGTACACCTATTGCCGGTACTAGCGGTGCTGCAATCACTTCTGTTTCTACGTTTGGATCTGAAGGTCAAGCAGCAATGATCAAGATGGTAAATGGCGTATTTAAATTCGCTATCATCACAAGCTGTGGTAACCCGGTTACTGCTCACCCAAAACTGCCCCCAGTTCCACCTAAGCCACCAAAGCCTCCTGTAGTGCCTACGGCAGTTTGTGACCGCCTAACTCTTACGAGGATAAGCCGAACACAGGTTAAAGCCGTAGCAAGTCCTGCGAAGGTAACTAACGGTGGTAAAGTGATTGCTTACAACTATTACTTCGGTGATAACACAAAGCAAACAACCACTGCTACATCGCTAACTCATAACTATCCTAATCTAGCCACGGGCAAGACATACACGATAACACTTACTGTCACTGTCCAACTTGGAAATGTTAAAAAAGACATTACGGCAGCTACATGTAAAGGTACATTCCCTGTAGATGCAGTCCCACCCGTACCTGTATATAGCTGTGATCTGCTTACTGTTACCAAGATCAACCGTACAGAGTTCAAGTTTGAGACTAAAACTACGGTTAAAAACGCAACAGTCAAAACGATAACTTACGTTATTCGTGACGCAGCCGGTAAGGAAATTCGCACAACTAGTCCTGCGTACACGAACGCTATCGTTGGTAAGTACACCGTCCAAGCCCTTGTAACCGTAACGGTTAATGGCAAAGACATAACATTACCAGCTAACGCTAACTGTACAAAACCTTTCGAAGTTGAAAAACTTCCTGAAACTCCTACTGCTACCTGTGACGGACTTGCCGTAGACCAGATTTCAGAAACTGATCTTAGCCGAACCTTTACTGGCGGCGCAACAGTCGCTGGCGGCGCAACTATCACTGGTTACACGCTAGACTTCGGTGACGGTACAACTGAACCAATTGCAAGTACGTCTGACAAGATTACTTCAATGCACACATACAAGGAAGCAAAGGAATATACTGCTAAACTTTCTGTAAATGTAAAGCTTAACGGTAAAGACGAAGTGAAAACCTCTAAAGAATGTGAAGTTAAATTTACCATTTCACCAAAGGTATGTACGACTCCTAACGGAGAAACATTCCCAGAAGGTGACAAACGCTGTACTCCTTGCCCAGTTCCTGGCAAAGAAGACTTCCCTAAAGACAGCCCTGAATGTAAGGCTGACTGTACGACACCTGGCCACGAGAACAATCCTGAATGTGTTGAGACACCTCCAACAACACCACCAGAATTGCCTCACACGGGTATGAGCGATGGAATCGTTGCACTAGTTGGTGCAGGATCATTAATCGCTGCTGTAGGATACTACGTCGCTAGTCGTCGTGCGCTCCTTGGCTAA